TTGGTCCTTGGCGACTGGGCCGAACCCTTGGACGAGGCTCCTCGGGACGTGTCCGACTAGCACGACACTCGCACACCGGCCAGCTTGCGGCCGTGAAGATTGTACCCAAGGCAGTGGTGGCCGACGCCGTCAATGCGGCCAACGGAGAGGAGCATGGCGCCACGGGGCTACCTTACGGTATTGAGCGGGAGGTGATCATCATGAAATTGATTGAACATGCCAATGTGATGGCACTGTACGATGTGTGGGAGAACAAGGGAGAATTGTGAGTATTGAAGAAGCGTGAAAATTACCTATTGGTGTGGAGTGTATGGTGGTGAAATCACAGGgtgggtggtgatgttgtggaACAACGAGACTATTTTGACGCGTTTTGATGGTGAGGCGAGCTTTTGGTACACTGAGAGGTGTTTTAGAGACATCAAAGATGACAAGTAAGGTGTTACAGCCGAAGTATATCTCCTACAGCTCTCAGTCGTCTCTCTAATTTGACTAAACGCGTCTCCACACTGTCACATGGCTCAGATAGTCCCAGACGCAGTTCCTGGACTGGCACATGACTTTCAAGTCCGTCTTTCCCTTCAATCACTCATTGACATACCCCCCTTTAATAGTCAGATGAATGCCCCGAACGGTACATTTACAGGGCACTGGGCGTGGTTCACACAAGCACGGTACACTGAGCACATCAGGACACTAAGAGACTCAGCAATTCGAGAAAGACGCATGCTTGTGGATCTTTGATTTAACTCTGTAAGCCTCCAACTAGTTTTGGTGCTTCTATGGCATATATCAATGTTCTCTTCACTCGcttgttgtgtttgtttaCCGCTTGCCATTTCGTGGTTTATTATTCGGGACATACAGCCTTATCTTTGCGGAGACCAGTGTTTGAAGCTGTATCTCATTTCCTATTTTATTTCTGagtctccaaccaccaccaccaccaccacaccgCTCCCAGGCAGTGCTACactgtacatgctgtatACGCTGCATCCCTGTGTCCATGCAGGCCAACTATACACAGCGTGGATGTGCGCGACGTATACTCAACATGGAATTGTCGCAGCGGTCGCTTGAGGCCCGTTACCAGGACAACGGCCAACCATTATACccatactaacccagataTCTCGTTTTGGAATACATTGAGGGCGGCGAGCTGTTTGATTACCTCATCAAAAAGGGCCGCCTGGAGGAATATGAGGCCGCCTCGTACTTTTTGCAAATCATCAATGGAGTCGACTACTGCCACAGATTCAACATTTGCCACCGAGATCTCAAGCCCGAGAACCTGCTGCTAGACAAGAACCGCAACATCAAGATTGCCGACTTTGGAATGGCCGCTCTGGAGACAGACCGGATGCTGGAAACCAGTTGTGGATCGCCTCACTACGCCTCTCCCGAAATTGTCGCCGGTAAGACATATCACGGAGCCCCCTCGGATATCTGGTCGTGCGGTATCATTCTTTTCGCGCTTCTGACCGGTCATCTGCCTTTTGACGATGACAACATTCGAAGATTGCTGCTCAAGGTGCAGACCGGCAAGTTCAATATGCCGTCAGAGCTGAGTCCATACGCCAAGGATCTCATTTGGCGAATGCTACGAACAGATCCTACCACTCGAATCACCATGGACGAGATCTTCCAGCATCCCTTCGTGCGCAAGTACAGCGGAGGTGTGACACCCACTCACATCCATGCTCCTTCTTACGAGCATGTGGCCCGTCCTGTGGCTTCGGTGCAGGACATTGATATagagattctcaagaaccTACAGATTCTGTGGCACGGCGAAGACGCCGAGATCATCATGCAGAAGCTGCTGTCTCCCGATGCTAACCCGGAGAAGACCTTTTACTGTCTGCTGATGAAGTACCGACATGATCATGCTGCCGCTGTGGCTGCCACTGCTCCTCCCACGTtgcaacagcaacagagCCAGGAGATGCAGCCTGCCATGCACAAGTCCCATAGCCACTCGTCTCGCAAGCAACACAAGCGCAAGACAAGCCACAACAGCCATCGACTTGGCTCTCGGGGTTCGCTGGTGTCTGTTTCTTCGGCCCACAAGCGAGGTGTTTCTTTCACCCATGTCAAGAAGCGATCTCAGCAGAGCATCCGAAGCATGCGAGGAAGTGCCAGCAACTCCGTCGTCGCTTCTCCTAGAAAACAGACTGCCTCCGCACCTGTTTCGGCTGGTACTGCACCCATTCCTTTCAACGTCAACGTTCCTTACACAGAGGCACCTGCTACTGCACCCGCAGCTCCTACAACCGCAGCCGCTACATCCACAGCCACTAGAGCACCAGCACAGCCACTGGCACCAACACAAGCGGTTCAGTCACCACCACGACAATCACAGCCTGTCCATCAACAGCCGCCAACATCACGACGGGCTCCCATCTCGTCAGCTCCCTCGTGGCTTACACGGTCGCCTCCTGCCAGCAAGGATGCCGACTTTGAAGCCTTCCTTGACTCTGCCTTCAACAAGCCCGTCaagacgaagaagagctACGGCAGTCTGCTTGGTTCTCCCGTTGACGCTCGACGCCATGTGACTGACCCTGCTAACACGTCCATCGCCTCTCGAACCGCAGCTGGCGCAACCGCTGCGAACACATCCAAGCGAGCAGTAACCATGGCATACAACGATGAGTTTGAGTTCGAACGGCCCATGTCATTGTTTGATCCTCG
This genomic interval from Yarrowia lipolytica chromosome 1E, complete sequence contains the following:
- a CDS encoding uncharacterized protein (Compare to YALI0E06519g, weakly similar to uniprot|P34244 Saccharomyces cerevisiae YKL101w HSL1 ser/thr protein kinase coupling septin ring assembly to cell cycle progression) produces the protein MHNPAAVAAASRAYPTDPMVQQIQQQYEAQQNYNYNAQAQNTQNTQNTQTQTPGQTTTDPTTKRLSQTSTSSNKKTKTHIGPWRLGRTLGRGSSGRVRLARHSHTGQLAAVKIVPKAVVADAVNAANGEEHGATGLPYGIEREVIIMKLIEHANVMALYDVWENKGELYLVLEYIEGGELFDYLIKKGRLEEYEAASYFLQIINGVDYCHRFNICHRDLKPENLLLDKNRNIKIADFGMAALETDRMLETSCGSPHYASPEIVAGKTYHGAPSDIWSCGIILFALLTGHLPFDDDNIRRLLLKVQTGKFNMPSELSPYAKDLIWRMLRTDPTTRITMDEIFQHPFVRKYSGGVTPTHIHAPSYEHVARPVASVQDIDIEILKNLQILWHGEDAEIIMQKLLSPDANPEKTFYCLLMKYRHDHAAAVAATAPPTLQQQQSQEMQPAMHKSHSHSSRKQHKRKTSHNSHRLGSRGSLVSVSSAHKRGVSFTHVKKRSQQSIRSMRGSASNSVVASPRKQTASAPVSAGTAPIPFNVNVPYTEAPATAPAAPTTAAATSTATRAPAQPLAPTQAVQSPPRQSQPVHQQPPTSRRAPISSAPSWLTRSPPASKDADFEAFLDSAFNKPVKTKKSYGSLLGSPVDARRHVTDPANTSIASRTAAGATAANTSKRAVTMAYNDEFEFERPMSLFDPREVGGDTGRAQQPSVSRAQTISHTHTHSRERVANAHSDTPNYLPMIFEEGDRFADAIEEEFHLNISDNTLSAPSTNHTTPMLGGDRKSSEWENLFDFTERGDQVVVGEDSLLDISFHRDNANEATPVAPAATHVGRESTELYKDLQFPEIPVVDRDETAVESMPRTQSKMKISGQMQTDNFMKRPSSINLNGHLSQSNLSRQTTSASQRRPLVSRDMNTHAASPREAAKPVRQLQAAAELHERRPVEVLQKQQPQQQQQHHHQQQQQTQHQLQPAPVFREKPVVSAPRRPAPAPPVQSVADTMVLPMHQQQQNNSQFTIPAPVQTQPPQSKSSRTKSFIRRFGFAPKREAPVAPTSKVTMIQSSDYGAAPGVNANAHMNAQKDPAAPAAHAAAHAAHTSGTAPATGDPWNVTQSWFMKMFSRPNVAPRQPPQTLYSTLTSQQLEDEIVALLASWRKYGISNLSVSHSSIKCQISSRNALKIKSAKLHIDIGPLKHTNSFAHFFHDRGSQGSFTQLYDQIKAHLVSQGLLINN